A genomic segment from Stegostoma tigrinum isolate sSteTig4 chromosome 1, sSteTig4.hap1, whole genome shotgun sequence encodes:
- the fhdc1 gene encoding FH2 domain-containing protein 1 isoform X2 gives MAISILDAKRSMNIGIFLKQFKRSNQCIVEDILSGRSEAYGSEKLRELLKILPEAEEAKKLQAFKDDVNKLSLADSFMVLLLQVPSYALRVEAMVLKEEFSPACFTLYKEMRAIRTATKELMTCEELHAILHLVLQAGNIMNAGGHAGNAVGFKLSSLLKLADTKANKPGMNLLHFVVLEAQKKDTNLSTFPEKLKHVQEAARLSVDSIDGELQSLVSRTKWMQVNLKQDFELLHQMEDFTQQALKEVDKLEKERVDLQREASTLIDFFCEDKETMKLEECFKIFQDFCDRFKKAVKENRDREIQDLRQQQKLKELEEKRHLWAAGERAVFGRSSSENDVELLIKDGLRDLLAFTQRRSQSPGGVKRTRSRRIRSAGGSVMDNHLLSFLQATETDEQAKSNSIPRSTARCSRQRAAWQESSETREGSLDNAYFDSDWGSSPGTPVKDNLRRRASAVSFITENAESICTTNVGNAMTVSVHDTTNNNENIRQNRNHTNSTETTNINQMTAAKEQLEVLEGLQIFSYSNSKVADSSQVTTCDEVTLTDVEYAEDLSLQTPSVDVSLQTPDTDVSLQTPGTDVSLQTPDTDVSLQTPDTDVSLQAPDTDVSLQTPDTDVSIITPDNDVSLKTPDTDVSLQNCTTDVNFQPSTVSNPRVLSSNLNYTNGDPYCVSNSRSSPQKDKINESTDVSVLNSDVTKSPACLTSNKEGGTVFFVLGYTDDVDHSGPVDKCEMKAVCQEIIEESRQVWESQDNQIRDQIATSHDLEHMTSDCFSMPVAEDRATQNTLTNEAVSLKLDLPEKAKHISNVKQPQTVREKAMASPKTTGHCFSNTIHPKSPRTASRSNNNEIKRIMPISKSTRRSNSVKRLETKALNSDELRQSQKASGSNRRDSCSKTPRRFSYTAADQKPTKGTTSLDSSSNSLPKRRDSLRKPSAKPVHNMSRPKPEESTKICRSSTRGFPKARTDTAGAGEPAERSGIATPSLTPSFARNTVASSSRRQKTESMRIPGTSQQTSKTSLTRAASQKQTVTKCTGTDHTKSNENTPLKRAGSQKPLSKSQEASKVATCKTQNTCAGNNNLLKSTEKKLVTAADSSRGRKTPERVLKWK, from the exons GCAAAGAAGTTACAAGCCTTCAAAGATGATGTAAACAAGCTATCACTTGCAGATTCATTCATGGTCCTACTGCTACAAGTGCCAAG CTATGCCCTGAGGGTTGAGGCTATGGTTCTTAAAGAAGAATTTTCTCCTGCCTGCTTTACTCTGTACAAAGAAATGAGAGCAATTCGAACAGCCACAAAAG AATTGATGACATGCGAGGAACTTCATGCAATTCTGCATTTGGTTCTGCAGGCTGGCAATATCATGAATGCc GGAGGCCACGCAGGAAACGCTGTGGGTTTCAAGCTTTCTTCGTTGCTGAAGCTAGCAGATACAAAGGCAAACAAACCAGGAATGAACTTGCTGCACTTTGTCGTTCTG GAAGCACAAAAAAAGGACACAAATCTTTCAACCTTTCCTGAAAAATTGAAGCATGTCCAGGAGGCAGCAAG gttgTCAGTAGACAGCATCGATGGAGAGCTACAATCACTTGTGAGCAGAACAAAATGGATGCAAGTAAATTTAAAGCAAGACTTTGAACTCCTGCATCAAATGGAGGATTTCACTCAG CAAGCTTTAAAAGAAGTGGACAAATTAGAGAAAGAGCGAGTGGATTTGCAAAGGGAGGCCAGTACTCTCATTGACTTCTTCTGTGAAGATAAAGAAACAATGAAATTAGAAGAATGCTTTAAGATATTTCAAGACTTTTGTGACAGATTCAAAAAAGCTGTCAAG GAGAACAGGGACAGAGAAATCCAGGATCTCCGTCAACAGCAGAAGCTAAAAGAACTGGAAGAGAAACGGCATCTGTGGGCAGCTGGTGAGCGAGCTGTATTTGGGCGGAGCAGTAGTGAAAATGATGTGGAACTGCTCATCAAAGATGGGCTACGTGACCTTCTGGCTTTCACACAGCGAAGATCCCAAAGTCCAGGAGGTGTAAAAAGAACAAGAAGCAGGCGCATACGTTCAGCTGGAGGCTCGGTAATGGACAACCATTTACTGTCCTTTTTGCAGGCAACTGAAACAGATGAACAGGCCAAGTCAAACAGTATCCCTCGATCAACGGCACGATGCTCTAGACAGAGGGCAGCCTGGCAGGAGTCATCAGAAACTCGAGAAGGGAGTTTGGATAATGCATACTTTGACTCGGACTGGGGCTCTTCTCCTGGCACGCCTGTAAAAGACAACCTTCGGCGTAGAGCGTCTGCCGTGTCTTTCATTACTGAGAATGCAGAGAGCATTTGTACAACAAATGTAGGGAACGCAATGACTGTCAGTGTACATGACACCACCAATAACAATGAAAATATAAGACAGAATAGGAATCACACCAACAGCACAGAGACTACAAATATAAACCAGATGACTGCAGCCAAAGAGCAACTTGAGGTCCTTGAAGGTTTACAAATTTTTAGTTATTCCAATTCAAAAGTAGCTGACTCTAGCCAAGTAACAACCTGTGATGAAGTTACACTGACAGATGTAGAATACGCAGAAGACTTGAGTTTGCAAACTCCGAGTGTAGATGTGAGTCTGCAGACGCCTGACACGGATGTGAGTCTGCAGACGCCTGGCACGGATGTGAGTCTGCAGACGCCTGACACGGATGTGAGTCTGCAGACGCCTGACACGGATGTGAGTCTGCAGGCGCCTGACACAGATGTGAGTCTGCAGACTCCAGATACAGATGTGAGCATTATTACTCCTGACAATGATGTGAGTTTGAAAACTCCCGATACAGATGTGAGTTTGCAGAATTGCACTACAGATGTGAATTTTCAACCCTCTACTGTCTCCAACCCACGTGTGCTTTCGTCCAACCTTAACTACACTAATGGTGACCCTTACTGTGTTTCAAATTCACGCTCATCTCCACAAAAGGACAAAATTAATGAAAGCACTGATGTTTCTGTACTGAACTCAGATGTCACAAAATCTCCAGCATGCCTTACTTCGAATAAGGAGGGTGGAACAGTGTTTTTTGTGCTGGGATACACAGATGATGTGGATCATTCTGGACCTGTAGACAAATGTGAAATGAAAGCTGTTTGTCAAGAAATCATTGAAGAGTCACGTCAGGTTTGGGAAAGCCAAGATAATCAGATCAGAGACCAGATTGCAACATCTCATGATTTAGAGCACATGACATCTGACTGTTTTTCTATGCCTGTCGCTGAGGATAGAGCCACTCAAAATACTTTAACTAATGAGGCAGTCTCTCTGAAATTGGATTTACCAGAGAAGGCAAAGCATATTTCTAATGTAAAGCAGCCTCAGACTGTTAGAGAGAAAGCAATGGCCAGCCCAAAAACAACAGGGCATTGTTTCAGTAATACAATCCATCCAAAATCTCCAAGAACAGCAAGCCGCTCTAATAACAATGAAATAAAAAGGATTATGCCAATATCAAAGTCAACTAGAAGATCAAATAGTGTTAAAAGATTGGAAACAAAAGCATTAAATAGTGATGAACTAAGACAATCACAAAAGGCGTCAGGGTCAAATAGGAGGGACAGCTGCTCAAAGACTCCCCGCAGGTTCAGTTATACGGCTGCAGATCAAAAGCCAACAAAGGGAACCACTTCTTTGGACAGCTCATCAAACAGCCTGCCAAAGCGTAGAGATTCCCTTCGCAAACCTAGTGCTAAACCAGTCCACAATATGTCCAGGCCAAAACCAGAGGAAAGCACTAAAATCTGTCGCTCAAGTACAAGAGGTTTCCCTAAGGCTAGAACAGACACAGCTGGAGCCGGGGAACCAGCTGAAAGAAGTGGCATTGCCACACCAAGCTTAACCCCTAGCTTTGCCAGGAATACTGTGGCATCATCCTCAAGACGCCAGAAGACGGAGTCCATGCGGATCCCAGGCACATCTCAACAAACCTCCAAAACAAGCCTCACCAGAGCTGCTTCACAAAAGCAAACAGTGACAAAGTGCACTGGGACAGACCACACAAAAAGCAATGAAAACACTCCTCTGAAAAGGGCAGGTAGCCAAAAACCATTGAGCAAGTCTCAAGAGGCGAGTAAAGTAGCAACCTGTAAAACACAAAACACTTGTGCAGGAAACAATAATTTGCTGAAATCTACAGAAAAGAAACTTGTCACAGCAGCAGACTCTAGTAGGGGCAGGAAAACCCCAGAAAGGGTACTGAAATGGAAGTGA